A genomic segment from Glycine max cultivar Williams 82 chromosome 1, Glycine_max_v4.0, whole genome shotgun sequence encodes:
- the LOC106794259 gene encoding LOW QUALITY PROTEIN: WEB family protein At5g55860-like (The sequence of the model RefSeq protein was modified relative to this genomic sequence to represent the inferred CDS: substituted 3 bases at 3 genomic stop codons), producing MMSRRSEIENGEIAGERWKKGEAERGGVCFWKMEKGGATVRFYKKVSRLVAKIRQSATESPNPKPKVGEIDTSPPFQSVKDAVSLFGEGAFSGEKPIFKKAKPYSAEVIVIFIFALVLNHKSHGARQCKSELEACMAEESKVRGASEEMILTLSQLTSETENARREAEDMKNRTAELKKEVEVTMLALEEAEKNLKVALEEAEAAKAAEKSALDQITILTDLIIIFYFLLSRLAXLYXXLSYLFQGSLSHKVEESDKLADMKVAAAKAQVEAVKASENEALKRLETTQKEIEDIKTATQEALKKAEMAEAAKRAVESELRRWRERVQKRAAEAASRILAETQVSTKSSPQHYRIQKQNPPRTMVEVKKFEKEKVSVSKKTLLPNISGIFQRKKNQVKGGSPSYLPGENPV from the exons ATGATGTCACGGAggagtgaaattgagaatggggAGATTGCCGGTGAGAGATGGAAGAAAGGGGAGGCGGAGAGGGGGGGAGTTTGTTTCTGGAAAATGGAGAAAGGAGGAGCTACTGTAAGGTTTTACAAAAAGGTCTCAAG gttagtagcaaaaatCCGGCAAAGTGCTACTGAGTCTCCTAATCCAAAACCTAAGGTTGGAGAGATTGACACTAGCCCACCTTTTCAGTCTGTTAAAGATGCTGTCTCTCTATTTGGTGAAGGTGCTTTCTCTGGTGAAAAACCTATCTTTAAGAAGGCAAAACCTTATTCTGCTGAGGTAattgtcatttttatatttgcacTTGTTCTTAATCACAAATCCCATGGTGCAAGACAA TGCAAGTCTGAGCTTGAAGCCTGCATGGCAGAAGAATCTAAAGTTAGAGGTGCATCTGAGGAAATGATCTTGACACTTAGCCAGCTGACATCTGAAACTGAAAATGCAAGGCGGGAAGCAGAAGATATGAAGAACAGGACAGCAGAATTAAAGAAGGAAGTTGAAGTTACCATGCTTGCATTAGAAGAAGCAGAAAAAAATCTTAAAGTGGCGCTGGAAGAAGCAGAAGCAGCAAAAGCAGCTGAGAAAAGTGCTCTTGACCAGATTACGATTTTAACTGATCtgataattattttctatttccttCTTTCAAGATTAGCTTGATTGTACTGATAATTGAGTTATCTGTTTCAAGGTTCGCTAAGCCATAAAGTTGAGGAGTCTGATAAATTAGCAGATATGAAAGTGGCTGCTGCCAAGGCACAGGTTGAAGCTGTGAAGGCTAGTGAAAATGAGGCTCTCAAAAGGTTGGAGACAACTCAAAAGGAGATTGAGGATATAAAGACTGCAACACAGGAGGCTTTGAAAAAGGCTGAAATGGCTGAAGCAGCGAAAAGGGCAGTGGAGAGTGAGCTTCGAAGATGGCGCGAGAGGGTGCAAAAGAGGGCCGCAGAAGCTGCATCTCGAATTCTGGCTGAAACACAGGTGTCAACAAAATCATCTCCTCAGCACTATAGGATTCAAAAGCAGAATCCTCCTCGTACAATGGTGGAGGTGAAAAAGTTTGAAAAGGAGAAGGTTTCAGTTTCAAAGAAAACCCTCTTGCCAAATATTAGTGGCATCTTCCAAAGGAAAAAGAACCAGGTTAAGGGTGGTTCTCCTTCTTATCTGCCTGGTGAGAACCCTGTATGA